In one Diabrotica virgifera virgifera chromosome 5, PGI_DIABVI_V3a genomic region, the following are encoded:
- the LOC126885273 gene encoding uncharacterized protein LOC126885273 isoform X1, protein MEELFIESVREYPFLYDASDSSYHDSKKKDKTCVQISENVDQWTGLEDKSSAPGEDEKKNESTSNTLENINLTTHEEDDPETDDDDPLKEGETAPLLAPNEDSKESKPDTPASKPLALNLDNPGNQQIGTELVTKSDNTMSKPSNDNPFNKPLIDDPAIKPPTDNPLNKPLNGDPASKSLNDNPLNKPFIGDPPSKSPTAPNLENPGNQQNGTGFVSKLKSVAENFLSSSDSSRPTEYDPESLDNEESTPLLSGIPLNRRFLDRLWLVLFIILIVLAVSIGAFLLIWLGQTQSESGFFNYILKNQWITLEAGYESPNHMRKLKLPARSVFLIELNSMDKTVCREAESYENCVELLRKNQMKYGHEPDILYNFIVDQDGSIYEGRSWERCSCKGSFTDEDITIAFLIDHNFIIEAVPRYVFNFLNQATVDQKLDPCYKTFVYNGTILYVVSDYIKSHRNIC, encoded by the exons gtttGGAAGACAAATCTTCAGCACCAGGAGAGGACGAAAAGAAAAACGAGAGTACCTCTAATACCTTAGAAAATATTAATCTTACTACTCACGAGGAAGATGATCCCGAGACTGATGACGACGATCCTCTAAAAGAAGGGGAAACAGCTCCGTTGCTAGCACCAAACGAAGATTCCAAGGAGAGTAAACCAGATACTCCAGCTAGCAAACCATTAGCGCTTAACTTAGATAATCCAGGAAATCAGCAAATTGGTACTGAGCTTGTGACTAAATCTGATAATACAATGAGCAAACCATCAAATGATAATCCATTTAATAAGCCACTTATTGATGATCCAGCAATCAAACCACCAACGGATAATCCACTTAACAAGCCACTTAATGGGGATCCAGCTAGCAAATCATTAAATGATAATCCACTTAACAAGCCATTTATTGGTGATCCACCTAGCAAATCACCAACAGCGCCCAACTTAGAAAATCCAGGAAATCAGCAAAATGGTACTGGATTTGTGAGTAAACTAAAAAGCgtggctgaaaattttttatccAGCAGTGACAGTAGCCGACCGACTGAATATGATCCAGAATCTCTAGACAATGAAGAGTCGACTCCATTGTTATCGGGAATTCCATTAAATAGACGGTTCCTGGATAGACTATGGTTGGTGCTTTTTATAATCCTCATAGTACTAGCTGTTTCCATTGGTGCATTTTTGTTAATCTGGTTGGGCCAAACAC aatctgAAAGtggtttttttaattatattcttaaaaacCAATGGATTACCCTTGAAGCCGGATATGAATCTCCAAATCACATGAGAAAATTGAAACTTCCTGCCCGTAGCGTCTTTCTGATCGAGCTTAATTCTATGGACAAAACAGTCTGCCGTGAAGCGGAATCTTATGAAAATTGCGTGGAGCTTCTTCGCAAGAACCAGATGAAATATGGGCACGAACCGGACATCTTGTATAATTTTATCGTGGACCAAGACGGATCGATCTACGAAGGACGAAGCTGGGAGCGGTGTTCTTGTAAAGGAAGTTTTACGGACGAAGATATAACAATTGCCTTTTTAA tTGACCATAATTTCATCATAGAGGCCGTTCCAAGATACGTGTTCAACTTTCTGAATCAAGCCACAGTTGACCAGAAACTGGATCCTTGTTATAAAACTTTTGTATACAACGGAACTATCCTCTATGTAGTTTCAGATTACATTAAATCTCACCGAAACATTTGTTAG
- the LOC126885273 gene encoding uncharacterized protein LOC126885273 isoform X2 produces MDNPNDNAASEPSLEDKSSAPGEDEKKNESTSNTLENINLTTHEEDDPETDDDDPLKEGETAPLLAPNEDSKESKPDTPASKPLALNLDNPGNQQIGTELVTKSDNTMSKPSNDNPFNKPLIDDPAIKPPTDNPLNKPLNGDPASKSLNDNPLNKPFIGDPPSKSPTAPNLENPGNQQNGTGFVSKLKSVAENFLSSSDSSRPTEYDPESLDNEESTPLLSGIPLNRRFLDRLWLVLFIILIVLAVSIGAFLLIWLGQTQSESGFFNYILKNQWITLEAGYESPNHMRKLKLPARSVFLIELNSMDKTVCREAESYENCVELLRKNQMKYGHEPDILYNFIVDQDGSIYEGRSWERCSCKGSFTDEDITIAFLIDHNFIIEAVPRYVFNFLNQATVDQKLDPCYKTFVYNGTILYVVSDYIKSHRNIC; encoded by the exons gtttGGAAGACAAATCTTCAGCACCAGGAGAGGACGAAAAGAAAAACGAGAGTACCTCTAATACCTTAGAAAATATTAATCTTACTACTCACGAGGAAGATGATCCCGAGACTGATGACGACGATCCTCTAAAAGAAGGGGAAACAGCTCCGTTGCTAGCACCAAACGAAGATTCCAAGGAGAGTAAACCAGATACTCCAGCTAGCAAACCATTAGCGCTTAACTTAGATAATCCAGGAAATCAGCAAATTGGTACTGAGCTTGTGACTAAATCTGATAATACAATGAGCAAACCATCAAATGATAATCCATTTAATAAGCCACTTATTGATGATCCAGCAATCAAACCACCAACGGATAATCCACTTAACAAGCCACTTAATGGGGATCCAGCTAGCAAATCATTAAATGATAATCCACTTAACAAGCCATTTATTGGTGATCCACCTAGCAAATCACCAACAGCGCCCAACTTAGAAAATCCAGGAAATCAGCAAAATGGTACTGGATTTGTGAGTAAACTAAAAAGCgtggctgaaaattttttatccAGCAGTGACAGTAGCCGACCGACTGAATATGATCCAGAATCTCTAGACAATGAAGAGTCGACTCCATTGTTATCGGGAATTCCATTAAATAGACGGTTCCTGGATAGACTATGGTTGGTGCTTTTTATAATCCTCATAGTACTAGCTGTTTCCATTGGTGCATTTTTGTTAATCTGGTTGGGCCAAACAC aatctgAAAGtggtttttttaattatattcttaaaaacCAATGGATTACCCTTGAAGCCGGATATGAATCTCCAAATCACATGAGAAAATTGAAACTTCCTGCCCGTAGCGTCTTTCTGATCGAGCTTAATTCTATGGACAAAACAGTCTGCCGTGAAGCGGAATCTTATGAAAATTGCGTGGAGCTTCTTCGCAAGAACCAGATGAAATATGGGCACGAACCGGACATCTTGTATAATTTTATCGTGGACCAAGACGGATCGATCTACGAAGGACGAAGCTGGGAGCGGTGTTCTTGTAAAGGAAGTTTTACGGACGAAGATATAACAATTGCCTTTTTAA tTGACCATAATTTCATCATAGAGGCCGTTCCAAGATACGTGTTCAACTTTCTGAATCAAGCCACAGTTGACCAGAAACTGGATCCTTGTTATAAAACTTTTGTATACAACGGAACTATCCTCTATGTAGTTTCAGATTACATTAAATCTCACCGAAACATTTGTTAG